Part of the Amblyraja radiata isolate CabotCenter1 chromosome 9, sAmbRad1.1.pri, whole genome shotgun sequence genome, tttgtctcacctggaaggactgctggagtACCTGAATAGAGGAGGTTTCAGGGACcgatgttacatctcctgcagttgcaggggaaagtacctgaggaatgggtggtttgggtgggaagggatggatATATTAATATTTAACACAAGTTGCATTATTCAATACAAAACAAAGCAATATTTATGTTAAGAGATTTTActcaaaattaatttaaaaagtaCATTGCAATAATTAATGTTACATACTTAAAGCTTCAGATAACTTAGAAAATTAGATTAAAGAACATCTTTAAAGTGTATAAAAACAGTGCAAATAAAATTGATACGCATGCTAAATGTTTTCATGACTTTCTAAAAGTACATTTCACTGTGAATGTaaacactttcagtctgaaaactGCATTCCAATGACACAAAAATGTTTTGTTGGCAAAAGCACCAAACTGTCATGGCGTCTCAAAGATAAGCGCAAATGATTTGTCCCATCAGACAAGATACATTATGTTTAATTGCACTGTTGAGAAGGAAAAAATAACAAGTACACAAATAAAGATTGAAAGCTAACAGTCTTTAAACAAACTGTGACAAAATAAAGTACTGGTAATTTCCTATTTAAGACGAAGAttcaaggttttttttaaaatagcgTAGATGTTCCTGGTGGTCCTTAATCTTTCCTGCAACCTTTATTGGTTTCCTTTCAATCCACTATGCCATTGTTGTGCACTGATcttaagaacttttattttttgtttatagTGATATTCCTTCAGGTAAGCTTTCAGCGATGGTGGTACAGGAAGGGCACCAATGCCATCATAGGTTGTATGGCTGCAAATAACCGCTCTGCAAAGATGCTGAAGTGAAAATGGAAAAGTCCTATTTAGTGGGAGTGACAACAGAGGCTCAAAGAACATACACGAGTTTGGATCGCTGTAATGTTCTAAGAGGCCTGTTACACTTGATGCATGAAAAACACAGGGATCGTGGGCATCAAAGCTAAAGTTATGATTCCACTGTTCAATTCTAGCATGAAGAGAGCGGCTGTAACGCCTGAAACTGACGGAGAAGAGATAATCGTCTTGTGCAGAGTCCCTGAGTAAATATGTACCTTCTGGTTTACCTTCTAACAGAGCCTCAGCTCCATATCTATCCATTACTCCCCAGTAACATGGATTATTACTGATCCGAAATAGATCAGGGACTAAGCGATAGATGAAGCCAAACTGAGTCTGGCATTTGTGAAAGGGCGTTAGCCAATTGCATCCATTATTAAAATCCAAATTGATATTTGTCTGATTTTCAGAATCTGTGAAAAGAGCTATCAGCTCCTCATCAGAGTCTGAATCATTTGAAGGAAATGCAATACCATTATCACCTGGCAACTCATTAATTCCAGACTCCACCTCAGAGTTTTCTCTGTGAAAAGCATGAATCTGAGAAATCACTtcaaggttgtgaatctgtgtatctGATGGATTCGCCTCCAGTTCAATACTCATTCTGCATCCTTCTTCCAGCTCATCTTCACCAAATCGCATTGTTGAACCATTGCAAACTCCACAGTTCTGAGTTAATGGAATTGTGTGCCAATTAATCAAGTCCCATTTTTCAGCCAACTCTATTCCAACTGAAAATGGACAACTATCCACGAGATCACGAATGTGAATTTTACGTTTTGAAATCAGAGCTACAGAGTTTTTATGATTATGCACTTTAAGAGGGAAACATTGAGCTACAGCATCTTGTATCTTTTGCTTCAATGTTCGGCTGGAAAGTTTGCGAGAACATGAATCTTCAAGATCCAGCTCAGGTCCAGGGGGGCTCCATATTTCCTCCCGTCTTGGAGCGACCGATAGTGTGCCAGCAGCATCCCCAACCTCACCATCTGAAGTTGTTTCTACTTTTGAAGAGCGTGAACGTTTCTTGCCACTCCAAGCATAACCGTCCCTACGATCAACACTTTTCCCTTGGCCGACCTTGGGTTTTACATCCAAGTTGGGAGCTGCTGCCCCTCTTTGCTGTGACATTGCTTTCACTAACTTTTAGATTGTTGAAAATTCAAATGAGTATCAATTCATTCAGGTCCCCAGTATCACATCAAACGAACAGCAAAACATATATTTATGTATTTGGTTGGTCACATTGGAGTTACTTCATTCAATGGCTGCATAGACAACTCCACCGTGCATTTTCAAAAGGTTAAAtctacaaaataaaaaaaaacaagattagTGCTTCATTTTTAGTATGTGGCAGAGAGATTTATTTTCAAGAGAGACTGATATGGAAGCTTGAATCACCTGACAGCACATACCCCCTGGCCAGAGATTAGCGAATTCAAATAACATTATTTGGCCgccaatgtacaaggcatgattggtaagtttgcagataatactAAAGTGGGCGAAATGACagcaggttgtttaagaaggaactgcagatgatggaaaatcgaaggtagacaaaaatgctggagaggcagcatctatggagcgaaggaaataggcaacgtttctggccgaaacccttcttcagacagcagggTCTGGATCaattgggctgaagaatggttcatgtttaatgcagataagtatgaggtgttgcattttgggaagtcaaaccagggcaggaccttcacagtgagtgGCAGGACTCTGGaacgtgttgtagagcagagggatctagaaatgCAGGTAAATACTTCCCTTAAATTAGTGTTACAGGGAGATAGGGTGATCAAGGCGTCttctggtacattggccttcatcagtcagggtattgagtacagaagacacaaaaagctggagagaaggaaagggtgacgtttcggatctagacccttcttccgactggttagggataagggaaacgagagagatagacgatgatgtggagagataaagaacaatgaacaaaagatatgcaaaaaagtatcgatgataaaggaaacaggccattgttagctgtttgtatggtgaaaatgagaagctagtgcgacttgggtagggatagagagagttggaatgccggggctacctgaagttagagaaatcaatattcataccactgggctgcaagctgcccaagcaaaatatgagatgctgttcctccaatttgcatttagcctcactctgccaatggaggacctaggacagaaaggtatgtgtaggaatgggaaggagaatgaaagtgtccggcaaccaggagatcaggtaggttcaggcggactgagcaaaggtattccgcaaaacgatcgcctagtctatgtttggtctcgccaatgtacaagagtccacatcttgaacaacagtgatacagtagatgaagtaaaccactgcctaacctgaaaggactatcgGGGTCCCCGGACAGATCGAGGGAGGAGataaagcgacaggtgttgcatcttctgcggttgcaggggaaggtacctgaggagggggtggtttgggtgggaagggatgagttaaccagggagttgcggaaggaacggtctctgcggaaggcggaaaggggcacagatgggaaaatatggctagtggtgggatcccgttggaggtggcagaaattttggaggattatgtgttgtgtgcaacggctgatggggtggaagttaAAGGCTAgggtgtctctgttgcgactagggggaagggggagcaagtgCGGAgccgcgggatatcgaggagacacaagtgagggcctcatctatgatgggagagtggaacccccgtttcctaaagaattaggacatgttACGTTACAGTTGTGCAAAACATTGGTGAAGCCGcactttgagtattgtgttcggttttggtcaccctgaaaTAGGAAGGATTTTGTTAAGACGGAATGTATGCAGAGACTTACAAGAACTTtacaggcttgagttataggaaAGGTTTTGCAAGCTAGGACCTTGGAGCACAGGTGACTGATCTTTTAGACAGaaaaatcatgatgggaatagatagagttttttacccaaagtaggggaataagAACCAGAGGGAATAGgttaaagatgagaggggaaagattttatatgaacccgaggggcaatttttttcacatagaggatggcggtatagaacaagctgccagaggtggtggttgaggcaggtagtacaataacatttaaaagacatttggacgtggGTTTAAAGGTTTAAAGAGATACGAGCCAAACACTGGCAGATTGGACTAGCacagatggttagcatggacaaattgggcaaaGGGCCTCCATACTCCAGAACTCCAAAATGTTTGCGTTCTTTCCTTTGTTTCAAACCTTCAGCTAACCAAgccattagttttgaaattccttTCCAATACTGCGCATTCTCCAAGTCACCCCACCAATATTTCGTATATGATGCTAATTTTAGATTTAAGAATCCGGGATATTTTTCTCTACATGAAAACGCTATATAAAAGTTAGTTTCAATTGCCAAGTCCTTAATTAAACTGACGTTCTTGTTTCACACAACATTCCTGTAAAAAAGATTTTATCTTGAATGGTTCATCATTATGCTACACTACAGCATCGTCCTGTCTCAGTATTAACAGTCTAAGAGccttgactcaaaatgtcacctatctgttctccagagatgtttcctgacccacagagttataccaggacttttttttttaaaccagcaaagAAATACTTGTGTTTCAGTATCAGCCACTGTTGACTCATAAAAGTTCCACTTCTAAACTTTTATTTATCCATTTACAAGATGAAGGTTTAATTGGCAACCTTCAGTGGTAATTTAATCCTCACAGGAAATGGTAGTGAGCAATTTCTTGAACTGCTGAAATAGTTGTGAATAGGAATTAGATCAAATGACGCAAAAGCAACACCAACTGTATTTCTAAGCAACAAATTTTGTGAAATTGTCACAAAACCAATCAAATATCACTTTCGGAGAAGTATAAAAAATGGAGCAGGCTGGAACACTTAAGCTTCGAATTCCTATGAATTTATTGATTTATCACATGTTACTGGTGTTGATCCAAGTGTGCACAAAGCAAATTCCACCTGTGGAAGATTATCGTAAAAAACAAAGCTTACCATCTGAAAGGCTGATGATAAAATACACCTTTAACTTTTAAATTCAGTTATGATTAAGATATGATGCATTAATTTGTCTTCTAAATAATTTCCCACAATATGCCTTTGACATGTTCTTTTGAAAAGTAAGATGCAGATAGTCTCAAATCTTTGTGCACATTTAATGAGGCGGTATCAATTAGTATGCCAATTTATGTAGACCATTTTGTAGGGAGTGCTGTAAGAAAGAACTCCTTATCAGTAAGAATAAAGGAGTTGAAACTATGTCAGGTGAATTAAAATGTCACGCCCCAAGTTACAAAATCTAGTATTTAAGGAAGGAAATACCAATTACAGTTGTTGCTACCAGGCTTCACAGTTCATTTGGAGAGTAAACAGACATAACGAGGATGAGCAAGTGAGAATAGAGGAGGAAAGAGCATGGCTGAACGAATCACCTTTAATAATAGAGGTAAGCGGGCATTAACACTGGATTTATATGGAATCTTTCATGTCTTTTGGCTCATATGGCAGTTTATAGCTAATGAACTttcgaatgaatgaataagtttatgaataagtttattggccaagtatgttcacatacaaggaatttgccttggtgctccgctcgcaagtgacaacatgacagacagtgacaattaagaatgagacataaacattattaataaaacattatcaattaaacatgtgaattaaataaaattaaatgaagCAAAATATAGGAAATATTGTCAATTTTGGAACTacaggctgccacagagcaccaaATCATAATAACCtgatacatagaaaaataggtgcagcaccgccattcaatatgattgtggctgatcatctaaaatcagtaccctgttcctgcttttccccccatatcccatgattcaattagccctatgagctaaatttaactccctcttgaaaacatccagtaaattggcctccactgccttctgtgacagtatTGATTGAAGGATAAATGTTGCACATAATCCCTCCATTCTTTTTTTCATATTACATCAGCCAGGAACACCAGACAATGTCTTCGTTTTAAGTCATAAAGGCAACATCTGCAACAATGCAGAACTCCCTTTAGTACAGCAATGGACTGTCAGTCTAAAGGTGTGTAAAGCTGGAGCAATAGTTGATCTTGCTTTTCACTCCGAGCAAAAGTGACACCAGAGCCCATCTATACTTAAATGCATTACATTGAGATGCTACAAAGACAAGTTACAGTAGTGTTCAGACAATAGAGATCAAATACTGGAGAACCCGTGGCTTAATAATGTGAAATGAACCGATCAAGACTGAAATACAACacatggaaaatcgaaggtagacaaaaatgctggagaaactcagcgggtgaggcagcatctatggagcaaaggaaataggcaacgtttcgggtctgaagcagggttttgacccgaaacgttgcctattttcttcgctccatagatgctgcctcacccactgagttatggaaaAGGTGTGTTATTTAGAACTGTTCCAAATTTTGATTAGGCCCAAACAATTTAAACCCCAAGCTGTTTTCTGGATTGGATATTTGATAATTAACCAGGACTGAGAGTATATGGTTTAGAAATTTGAACACTCAGAGGGTTACGAGTTTATGTGATTCTCCACCCCAGAAGACAAAGTATATTCAATCTGAGTGTTTATTGACAGATGTATTGAAGAGCATCGAGGCCTAATTGATGCCCCAAATAAATATTCACTCAAAGTTAATCAAACAACGTTTCTGGAGTCACATGTAGGCTATAGCTTCAAACTTATCAAACAAACGAGAAGGAATCTGACAACCATGACCACCAgtttcaacagcttcttcccaacaaacatcAGGCTCTTCAAAACTGCACAACACTAATCTTGGCAATTATTATCTTCCATGGTTTTACACTATTACGGTTtactattattaatttattgtattattattactattatttatCTGTATTATTGGGCTTGTCAAGCTGCATAATGAAAGGATTTCTCAGTTGCCGCtgtaatgacaattaaacactcttgaccactGCTGATAAAATCTTTATAATTTTTAGATTTATTGCACTTGGTGAGGCAATTTAGATAGCTGCTGCAGGGATtcgagatgaggaggaagggaattACAGTGATCTACCGCGGTCGAGACAGCGGTGTGGGATGGGGTTTATCACATTCGGTTCGTTGTTTGAATTTAAGTTTCTGACGGTGGATTCACCAGGCCGATGAACACAGGCCCAGACACTCGGCCGGCCGGCGTTACCCAGCCGATGTCTACACGCACGGGGCCTGCGGCTGGAGGAGAGGCCGACGGTCGCGTcaatggcggggggggggtggaaggagaaCAGGCTCCGACGGTCAGGGAGCGGGGCCGGGGCCCGGGACCAACAGCCGGGCCGCGAGCAGCGGCGCCAACCACATTGACGGGGACACGGACTTACGGTgtggtgtgtgcgcgcgcgccgcCGCCGCCGGCGCCTCCTCCTCCCGCTTGCTCCAACGGCCGGGCCGCGAGGACAGGGACTTACGGTGTGTATGTGCACGTGCCTGCCGGCCTGccttcctcttcctccccctttcTCTTCTCCTCTTCTgttctcttcctctcctctcttctcttctccttccttccttccgccCGCCCAGACAGCCGGGCCGCCGGGCCAGTGGCGCCTCCCTTTTATCAACTCGCACTCACGCAGCCGGAACCACGTGGGCCGTGCGCCATCGGATGTGACGTCGGGAGCAAGGAGGCCGCTGGCACCGAGGGGAGGGGTCATGAAGATGAAAAATTCGCCGATCGGGTTAAACGGTTTTGAGGATTGAATTTAAAAGCGAAGAAtagaacaacaacaacaacaacaaaacacacaggtAAATTGCGCTCAGGTTGAAGGGACGATCTCAAGAGATGTTTAACCCGCGCCGCGCGTTGACGCTGACGTTGACGTGAGGCGGTTGGCGGGAAACATAAACCTGCTGCCGAGTTACCGGTGGCGGCGCCGCGCGTCCGGCAAGTGTGGTGGGAAGAGGAAGGGTAAGGGTCCAAAATGCATCCGCCAAAAAGGATAAAGATAGCACGTGCTTGTCAAACTTTCTCCCATAACTTAATGCTGTGCATTAAATAACTTCAGCCCTGTTTTGCAGCTGCTGATCACAAAATAGCTTGCAACCCAACCATATGACCAATGAATTCTCCAGTTACAAGTAATATCCCACTACCCTGTTACGTGCACACTTCCCTCCtcgacaccccctcccccacaccccctccccctccagacccccacctcctccccctccacaccccctcctcctcctccacaccccctcctcctccacacccccttccccttctctgtaCACATACCTTCTATCCCTGAGTCCTATATTTCCCCTTTATTCCCCTGTTcccttcggcccatatccctccctttgGCTTTACTTATCCTTCCTCGCCACTTATttgacactcttttgtctcctttttcacctctggcctttgtcactttctctccccctcccaattTGCCAATCAACTGTTAAAGCGCATCAACATATTTCTTGGGTCTCTGAGTAAATTCATGACcatgaggattctcttgaacttctacaaagGTGCTTAGAACGTTttctgggatgcatcacagcctgataGGCAACTGCTCTGTTCTCAACTATTTGATCCTACAGAAGG contains:
- the socs4 gene encoding suppressor of cytokine signaling 4; its protein translation is MSQQRGAAAPNLDVKPKVGQGKSVDRRDGYAWSGKKRSRSSKVETTSDGEVGDAAGTLSVAPRREEIWSPPGPELDLEDSCSRKLSSRTLKQKIQDAVAQCFPLKVHNHKNSVALISKRKIHIRDLVDSCPFSVGIELAEKWDLINWHTIPLTQNCGVCNGSTMRFGEDELEEGCRMSIELEANPSDTQIHNLEVISQIHAFHRENSEVESGINELPGDNGIAFPSNDSDSDEELIALFTDSENQTNINLDFNNGCNWLTPFHKCQTQFGFIYRLVPDLFRISNNPCYWGVMDRYGAEALLEGKPEGTYLLRDSAQDDYLFSVSFRRYSRSLHARIEQWNHNFSFDAHDPCVFHASSVTGLLEHYSDPNSCMFFEPLLSLPLNRTFPFSLQHLCRAVICSHTTYDGIGALPVPPSLKAYLKEYHYKQKIKVLKISAQQWHSGLKGNQ